ATTAAGTTTGAAGTGGTAAACGGTAATGAATTTAAATTCAAAAAATTATTAGAAGGATCTAAGGCAAAGGCGGTAATCGAAGGATATTCTTTAAACCTTATCAGCCAGACTCCGGATGCATTCACATTAGAACAAAATGTTCCTTCGGGAGGCGAGAATGTAAGAATTGTTTACAACTTCGCAAGAACAGGAATGAAATAACAATATAAATTACTATTATGAAAATTTTTAATAAGACAAATATAGCAGCGCTTTTCGTATCGACATCACTTTTAATGACAAGTTGCGAGGCTGTAAAAAATGCCAATAATCAACAGAAAGGTACTGTAATTGGTACGGCAGCAGGTGCTGTTATAGGTGGTGTATTGGGTAATAATTTAGGTAAAGGTAAAAATGCACCAGCCGGCGCTGTACTTGGCGGTATTGTTGGTGGAGTTGCAGGTAATGTTATCGGTAGAAATATGGATAAGCAGGCTAAAGAGATCAAGGAAACCTTACCGGGAGCAGAAGTTGAAAGAGTAGGTGAGGGAATTAAAGTAACCATGAAAGAAAATATGGTGAACTTTGGATTTGATTCATCTGATCTTACCTCTGCCGCAAAAGCTAATCTTGATAAATTAGCACAGGTATTGAAAAATAACTTAGATACCAACATCAATATTTACGGTCATACTGACAGTAAAGGAACCGATGCCTATAACCTTTCTTTATCCGAGAGAAGAGCCGCAGCAGTAAAATCATATCTGATTTCACAAGGCGTTTCTTCAAGCAGAATGTTAACGATGGGAGTAGGAGAAAAAGAGCCGGTAGCATCTAACGATACCGACGCCGGAAGAGCAGAAAACAGGAGAGTTGAATTTGCAATTACTGCAAATGAAGACATGATCAATGATGCTAAAACAAGTCAGCAGTAGACCAAATCAAAATCATTATATTTTAGATCCGCTTCGGCGGATTTTTTTATTTTAAAATCACTAATTTTGTCTTATTCTTTAAGTACGAATGACGAAATATTTAAAACTGCTTCGCGTAGAGCAATGGGTAAAAAACCTTTTCGTTTTTGCGCCCCTTTTCTTTTCCGGAAATATTACCAACTTCGATTTGCTGATCAAAAGTCTCTTCGCATTTGTAGTCTTTTCCTTTGCCGCGAGTACTGTTTATATTCTCAACGATTATTCTGATATTGAATCCGACAAAAAGCATCCCGAAAAAAGTAAGAGACCTTTAGCAAGCGGCGTTATTTCCAAATCCACAGCCGTGGTATTTTTTATTGGTTTAATCGCAATGATTTCGGTATTGATTTTCTTCGGAGCACAGTATTTTCATCATAATTTCTGGAAGTTTGCCGCGATCATTATATTTTATTTTCTGATGAATGTTGCGTACACTTTCAAACTGAAGCATGTCGCAATTATCGATGTTACCATTATTGCGATCGGTTTTGTTCTGAGGGTTCTTGCCGGAGGTTACGCCACCGGAATTTATATTTCCCAGTGGGCTATTTTACTGACATTTGTGCTGGCTTTGGTACTTGCAATCGGTAAGAGAAGAGGAGAGCTGATCAATGCCCAGATCTCCGGTAAAACACGACGAGCGCTGGATGGTTACAATGTTCAGTTTGCCGACATTGCGCTTTCAATAAGCTGTACCCTGGCAATTGTTTGTTATCTCATGTTTACACTTTCCCCGGAAGTACAGCAGAAGTTTCATTCGCGTGTTTTTTATACCGTAATTTTTGTGGTTTTTGCTTTTTTACGATATCTACAGCAAACCCTGGTCTATAATAAAACCGAATCTCCAACCAAAATTATTTATAAGGACCGGTATATACAGATTACTCTAGTGCTTTGGCTGGCAGCGTTTTTACTCCAAATTTATTTCAAATAATGAAACCGAATTTTATACAGAAAGTAACAAATTGGGGGAATTTTCCCGTGGTGGAAAAGGAAATAAAATCAGAAGATTCTATTGAAAGAATTAAGGATTTCGTTAGGAACAATAATGAAGTAATCGCGAGGGGAAACGGAAGATGTTATGGTGATGCTTCACTATCCGAGCATATATTTTCGACCAGAAGACTCAATAAATTCATAAGTTTCGACCGGTTAAACGGAGTTATCGAATGCGAATCCGGAGTTTTGCTTTCACACGTTTTAGAAGTGATTGTGCCGCAGGGTTACTTTCTTTATGTGACGCCGGGAACGAAGTTTATCACAGTTGGTGGCGCCATAGCGTCGGATGTTCACGGGAAAAATCATCATGCAGAAGGTTGTTTTTCTGAGTATGTAGAGGAGTTTTCTCTGCTGAACGAAAATTCTGAAGTAATCACTTGCTCCAGAACAGAGAACGAAGATAAATTTTGGGCAACGATTGGCGGAATGGGTCTTACAGGAATTATTTTGTCTGCTAAGTTCAAACTAAAAAATATAGAAACCGCATATATCCGGCAGGAATCCGTTAAAGCACAAAATCTGGATGAGATTTTTAAACTTTTTGACGAAAGTGAGTCTTGGACCTATAATGTTGCCTGGATTGATTGCCTCCAAAGGGGAAAAAACATTGGCAGAAGCATTATGATGCGGGGTGAACATGCGTTTAAACATGAACTTCCGAAAAAAATGCAGGAGAATCCGCTGAGATTGAAGAAAAAAATGATCCCAAAAATACCGTTTTACTTCCCTGATTTTTTACTGAATAAATTTACCGTTAAGCTGTTCAATTTCCTTTATTTCAACAAACAGCAGCAGAAGATGGTGAAAAATTATGTAGATTACGAAACATTTTTTTATCCTTTGGATGTGGTAAATGACTGGAATAAAATCTATGGGAAAAGCGGATTTATCCAGTACCAAATGGTGATTCCCAAGGAGAAAGGTAAAGAAGGGATGGAAAAAATATTGCAAACCATTGCAAAAAGTGGCAACGGATCTTTTCTGGCAGTACTGAAGCTTTTCGGGAAAAATAATCCGCATGCCTATAACTCTTTCCCAACCGAAGGATACACACTTGCTCTGGACTTTAAAGTAAATTCCAGACTTAAAAAACTTGTGACTGATTTGGATGAAATCGTTGAAGAATATGGTGGAAGAATTTATCTTACAAAAGACAGCATGAGCAAATCCACGCTGACCAATTATCTCCAGAACGTGCAGAATCCAAAATTTGTGTCCATGCAGCACAAAAGAATCATGAACAGCAATAATTAAATCTACAAGATGATCGTTCTCGGAAGCAATTCAGAAATAGCGCAGGCCTTTGTAGAGAAGGTTTTAGAGGCAGGGGAAAAATACCAGACTGTTTTTCTTTTCACTTCGAACAGAGAAACGACACAGAAATTTGCCCAACATATTGATGTAAAGTTCTTTCAGCAAACTGAAATCATTGAGCTAGATTTGATGAAAGAAATCGATTACAATAAGTTTGATGACATCACTTCGGATCTGTTGTTTTGTGCCACAGGATATCTGGGTGAGGGAACTGATGAAGCCCTCTATAACAATAAGAATACAGAAAAGGTTATCGATATCAATTTCGCAAAACTCGTTCCCGTTCTCAATTTTTTCGCCGCTAAAATGGAGCGCCAGAGATCCGGCACAATGATCGTTCTGTCTTCAGTTGCAGGCGACCGCGGCAGGCAGAGTAATTTTATTTACGGAAGCGCTAAAGCGGGACTAACAGCCTATTTGAGCGGTTTGAGAAATTATATGTTCAGCCGGAAAGTTCATGTACTTACCGTAAAACCAGGTTTTATGGATACCAAAATGACAGAAGGCTTACCTTTGAATCCGGCACTTACGGCAACCCCAAGACAGGCTGCCGAAGAAATTTATACTGCCTACAAAAGGAAAAAAAATACGGCATATGTTTTACCGCTTTGGAGTATTATTATGCTAATCATTAAAAATATTCCTGAGTTTATTTTCAAAAAATTAAAGCTGTAGCAAAGTTGGAATGAAAAAACTGTATCTCTTCGATTTCGACGGAACTCTCACTTACAAAGACACCATGTTTCTGTACCTTAAGTTCTATAATTCTACTAAATTTTATGTGCAGTTCGTTAAACATATTCCGCTCTTTATCCTCTTAAAATTAAATCTTGCAGACGCTGAAAAAGTGAAGAAAAGTTTTATTTCTTCCATTCTAAAAGGTGAAAGCCTCGCTAAAATTGATAAAAAAGCACAGTCCTTTTTTGAAAAATTTGAACGTGATATTTTTCGGAAAAACGCTCTTGAATTTATTCAGAATATCGACAGAACTCAGACAGAATGCTATATCGTTTCCGCTTCGCTTGATATATGGGTTAAACCTTTTGCAGAGAAACTCAACATCAAACTTTTAGCCACACAGACAGAATTCGCGGATGATATTTTTACCGGAAATTTTATTGGTAAAAACTGCAACGGTCCGGAAAAAGTCAAACGCATTATTGAAGCCGTGAAAGGCAGAAAATTCGACAAAATAATCGCGTTTGGGGATACATCGGGCGACCGTGAAATGTTGGCATGGGCAGACGAAAGCCAGTTTGAATTTTTTCACTAATTTTATACCCGAAATATCTTAAAAAGAAAGTACAGAAAATGAATAAAATATATTTGGATAACGCGGCTACCACGCCACTTGCCGAAGAAGTAATCGATGCGATGGTTCAGGTAATGAAGGTGAATTATGGCAACCCGTCATCCACGCACAGCCTCGGACAGGAAGCTAAAATTCTTATCGAAAATGTACGGCGCGAGGTGGCTGATTATCTTCACGCATCGCCTTCCGAAATTATTTTCACCTCTTGCGGAACCGAATCCAATAACATGATTATTAAATCATGCATTAATCATTTGGGTGTAGAGCGTATTATTACGTCTCCAATGGAGCACAAATGTGTTGCTGAAACGGTTTTGGACATGAAGAAAAGAAAAGGGGTAGAAGTGGTATATATGCGCCCTGATCAGAAAGGGGATTTTGATCTTATTAAATTGGAAGAAGTGCTTAAAGCATCAGAGAAGAAAACTCTTGTAAGTCTCATGCATGCAAATAACGAGATAGGAAATTTGTTAGATATTAAGAAAGTAGCACAACTTTGCAAAGAAAATAACGCCCTTTTCCATTCAGATACAGTGCAGTCTATGGCGCATATGGAGCTCGATTTTTCTGACATCCCTGTAGACTTTGCTTCATGCAGTGCTCATAAATTTCACGGACCTAAAGGTAGCGGATTTGCTTTCGTAAGGAAATCTTCCGGATTAAAAGGAATTATTACCGGTGGCCCACAGGAAAGGACTTTAAGAGCGGGAACTGAAAATGTTTGCGGAATTGTAGGCTTAGGTAAAGCTTTGGAACTTTCTTTGAAAAATATGAATGAGTATGCTTCTCATATCAAGGAAATTAAAAAATATACAATAGACAGACTGTCGGCTGAAATAGAGGGTATTAAGTTTAACGGAAGAAGTGCCGAAGACGAAAAAAGCCTGTACACAGTTTTAAGCGTGCTTTTGCCTTTTAAAGATCCAATGATCGGGCTTAAACTGGATATGAAGGGCATCGCGATATCTCAGGGCAGCGCATGTTCATCGGGTGCAGCAAAGCCTTCGATGGTGATGATGATGATTCTTGATGAAGAAGAAATGCAGCATGCAACTCCGCTGAGAGTTTCCTTCAGTCATCTTACAAACAAAGCCGAAATTGATGCATTGGTAGATGCGTTAAAGGAGATTGCGGAGCGTCTTAAGATAGAAAATACAAATATTGCACATAGATAGACGATTCGCTGAAGTCGCTAAAAATTTGTAATTTTGTACCGAAAAAAGTAATATAATTATAAAAAATATAAAAAATGGCATTAGAAATAACAGATCAGTCATTTCAGGAAATGGTACTGAATTCAGACAAACCGGTATTAGTTGATTTTTGGGCAGTTTGGTGTGGACCATGTAGAATGTTGGGCCCAATTGTAGAAGAAATTGCAGAAGATTTTGAAGGTAAAGCAGTAGTAGGAAAAGTAGATGTGGATAACAACCAACAGGTTTCTGTTGATTACGGCATCAGAAATATCCCTACAGTTTTAATCTTTAAAAACGGTCAGGTAGTTGATAAAATCGTTGGTGTAGCATCTAAAGAGGTTATCGCAGAAAAATTATCTGCACATTTATAAAAAATAATCCCGTGAGAATGAATGCTTTCTATAAAAGGAAGCATTTTTTTTGCAAAAAAGTTTTGTAGATAGCTTAAAAAACGTACTTTTGCACTCACCAAAAAGAAAGAAGCTCTTTTAGAATTAATGATCCGGTAGTTCAGCTGGTTAGAATGCCGCCCTGTCACGGCGGAGGTCGCGGGTTCGAGTCCCGTCCGGATCGCATAAAGTTTATCAATTACTTTTCAAAAAATTGATCCGGTAGTTCAGCTGGTTAGAATGCCGCCCTGTCACGGCGGAGGTCGCGGGTTCGAGTCCCGTCCGGATCGCAGCAAGTCTCTCAATTTATTGAGAGACTTTTTTTGCGTATAATTTGATTCCTGGGTCGGCCTTTTCCTATAACTTTTCATACTTTAAATTTTGTTTAACTGCGGGGATTTTACTGCTTTATATTTTGATTAATGCTCAAAAATCACTAATATTGTTAGGCATCAATCTTGCTCGTAAACACAAAATTTTAATTCTATGAAACCAAGTGTAATCTCAATAGTGCTCGGCGGTGGACGCGGAACACGGTTGTTCCCTTTAACTTACTCGCGATCCAAACCCGCGGTGCCCATTGCCGGTAAATACAGATTGGTCGACATTCCTATCTCCAACTGTCTCAACTCGGGATTCAACAGGATTTTAGTTTTAACGCAGTTTAACTCTGCTTCTCTGAATTCTCACATCAAGAATTCTTACCATTTTGATATTTTCAGCAAAGGATTCGTAGATATTCTGGCTGCAGAGCAGAATGTAGAAAATGACCAGTGGTATCAGGGTACTGCCGATGCCGTGCGACAGTCCATGAAGCATCTCGCGAAATATCAGTACGATTACATACTGATCCTTTCCGGTGACCAGCTTTATCAGATGGATTTCCGCGAGATGATTGATTTTCACTGTAAAAATGAAGCCGACATCACCATCGCTACAATTCCGGTAAACTGTAATGATGCACCAGGATTTGGGATACTGAAAGCCGATGACGACGGCAATATAACTTCTTTTACTGAAAAACCTTCCCGTGATATTTTAAATGAATGGAAATCTGAAGTTTCAGATAAAAGTAAATCTGAAGGCAAAGAGTATCTTGCTTCAATGGGGATTTATGTGTTCACAAAGAATTTTCTGAAAAAAATGTTCGATGAAGACCCGGGTGACGATTTCGGTGGCGAACTGATTCCGAATGCCATTGGTAAGTATAAAATGATGAGTTACCAATATGACGGATACTGGACTGATATCGGAACAATACAGTCTTTCTTTGATGCAAATCTGGAGCTGACGCAGGACTTCCCTAAATTCAATCTCTTCAGTCATTCACCTATTTACACCAGAGCCAGAATGCTTCCACCGTCTAAAATATTAGGATCCTATGTGAGCAAGGCGATTTTCGGTGATGGTTGTGTGGTGATGGCAGATAAAATTGAAAATTCTATCGTAGGAAACAGGAGCCGGATTGATAAAGGAAGTACGCTGATCAATACTTATTTGATGGGCGCCGACTATTATCAGGAGACTAAAGAAATTGTAGCGAACGATGAACGGAATATTCCTAACCTTGGCGTGGGAAAATATTGCTATATCGAACGGGCAATTTTAGATAAAAACTGCAGCATTGGCGATAATGTTAGAATCATCGGCGGCAAACATCTGCAGGATGGCGATTACGATACCCATTCGATAAAAGATGGAATTGTGGTCGTAAAGAAAAATGCGGTGATTAAACCCGGGACTATTATTCCTTAAGACAGAATTAGACAAATCATGCACGGCAATATTTCTATTGCCGTGTTTTTTGTGAATGAGTTTTTTGTATTTTTGCCCATGCGTTGGTTCAAATTAGGAAGTGTAATTATCATCTTTTTGCTGTCAGTTTATGCTGTGTCTATGATTTTTGTGGCGGAAAGCAAAAGTTTCACCATCGAGAAAGAAATCAATTATCCCATAGACAAAGTTTTCCCGCAGTTCAATAATCTCCAGAATTTCAGCCGCTGGAGCGGATTTTTCTCCGACAACAAAAACCTTACTTTTGATTTTTTCACTCCTTACGAAGGTCAGGGAAGCTCCATGAGTTATCGCGATACAAAAGATCAAGAGGTTTTCGGTGATCTTTTTATCCGCTACGAAAATCCCAACAGGACATTAAGGTATCAGTTGTTTGAAGGTAGGCGAAGCAATCCCTATTTGATCGACTTAAAATTTGTCGCTCAAAACGGAAAAACTAAAATAACATGGTATATTCAGACTCCAAAACAGCCTTTTCTGAAGCGTTCGCTTAATTTAATTACCGAAGAAGATATTACTGCTGATATTGAAACCGGGATGAAAACGCTTTTCACCATCTTGGGAAATAAGGTAAATAAAGAGCAGCAGAGAGAAAGTATTAAGTTCGATACCTTGATGGTGGAGGAAAAAGAAGGTCAGCTTCTGTTAGGCGTAAATGTAAATTCAAAGAATACAAAAGATGCCCTATTCAAAAATATCGTGATGAACCACAATAAAACCATTAACTTCATCAAAATGGATTTAGGCAAAAGAGAAGATGAATATGGTGAACCTGTGCTGATCACGAACGCCGGTAATTTTAAAGATAAAGAAGTTTCATATTATTACGGGATTCCTCTTTCCAAAAGAATCGGCGTATCAGACAATAATTTTATTTTCAGGACAGTTAATGCGTCGCGAAACTACGTGATTTATTACCAGGGCAGCTATGCAGGCCGCATAAGCGCGATTCAGGAACTTCTTTTAAAAGCAAAACGCGACACCATGAGAACAGGAGATTTACAGCAGACTTTTCTTGAGGAACCAGCCGTGGAAAGTAATACGGTAATGAAATTGTCTTTGCCCGTTTTTAGGTAAATTATTTTATGTTTTTTAAGGTTTTTCGGCTTTATTACTTCACTTATTTTGCGTAAATTTGGCTTTTAAATAAAAAACAACAGTTAATCTGTACATAATGGACAAATTTTCATTCCTAAACGCTGCACATTCGCAGTTAATCGAAGACTTATACCAACAATATTTAAAATATCCCGATAGTTTAGAGCCTTCCTGGAAAGCATTTTTCCAGGGATTTGATTTTGCGCTCGAGAATTATGGGGACGAACTGCAAGAAAATTCATCTGTTCCAAATGCTGCCACGCAGGTAGCGCAGTTTGCCAACCAATCTGCTTCTAAAGGGCAGATTCCGGAAGATATCCAGAAGGAATTCAAAGTGCTGAATTTAATCGAAGGATACAGACACCGTGGACATCTTTTCACTAACACTAATCCTGTTCGCCAGAGAAGACATTACGAGCCATCACTCGCTATTGAGAATTTCGGTCTTTCACAGGCAGATTTGACGCAGAAGTTCAATTCCGCTACAGAAATCGGCATGCCGGGCGCTGCCACGCTTCAGGATATTGTGAAGCGTTTGGAAAATATCTATTGCGAATCCATCGGAGTAGAGTATATGCACATTAACAATACTGAAGAAAAACTGTATATCAGAAAATGGCTTCAGGTAAATGAAAACCGCCCTCAGCTTAATGCTTCCGAAAAAACGGAAATTTTAGGCAAACTGAATCAGGCAGTAGCTTTTGAAAATTATCTTCATACGAAATTCGTCGGTCAAAAAAGATTCTCGCTGGAAGGAGGCGAATCTCTAATTCCTGCTTTGGATCAGCTCATCACGCGTTCCTCGCAATTGGGAGTTGATGAAGTAGTTCTTGGAATGGCGCATAGAGGAAGATTAAACGTACTCACCAATATTTTCGGAAAATCATACAAACAGATTTTCTCGGAATTTGAAGGAAAAGAATTTGAAGAGGATGTATTCTCGGGTGACGTGAAATATCACTTGGGTTCATCTAAAAAAATAAAAACAGCAAACGGTGAGGAGGTTTCTATCAACCTTACGCCGAATCCATCGCATCTGGAAACAGTTGCAGCTTTGGTTGAAGGGATTTGCCGTGCGAAGGTAGATGATACTTACCACGATTATAAAAAAGTGCTTCCTATCGTAATTCACGGTGACGGTGCAATTGCAGGACAGGGAATTGTGTACGAAGTCGCGCAGATGATGACGCTTGAAGGTTACAAAACCGGTGGTACAGTTCATATCGTTGTAAACAATCAGGTTTCATTTACTACCAATTATTTAGATGCCCGTTCGTCGATTTACTGTACAGATATTGCTAAAGTTACCGAATCTCCGGTGATGCATGTAAACGCTGATGATGTAGAAGCTGTAGTTCATGCAATCAGGTTTGCTGCAGATTTCCGTGCACAGTTTGGTAAAGATGTTTATATCGATCTTTTAGGTTACAGAAAATACGGTCATAACGAAGGTGATGAGCCCCGTTTTACCCAACCGAATTTATACAAAGCCATTTCAAAACACCCGAATCCCAGAGAAATCTACAAACAGGTTCTTATTCAGGAAGGAATTGTTTCCGATGAGATTTTGAAGAAAATGGAAACGGAATTCAAAACACTTTTGGATGCAGATTTCGACGCTTCTAAAGAAATTGAAAAAAATGCGATGGCCATCTTTATGGAAGATGCCTGGAAAGATTTCCCGCTTTGTCCCCGTGGCTCAATGCAGAACAGCGTTGATACAGGCTTCGACATTAAAGCACTGAAAGAATTAGCAGTAAAGATGACCACTTTACCCGCTGATAAAAAATTCATTAATAAAATCACCAGACTTTTCGAGAATCGTCTTAAAATGATTGAAGGCAATGCTTTGGATTGGGCACTTGGTGAATGGCTGGCTTATGCGACATTACTTACTGAAGGTAAAAATGTACGTATTTCCGGGGAAGATGTGGAGAGAGGAACATTCTCTCACCGTCACGCAATGGTTAAAACAGAAGATACAGAAGAAGAATACATCCCGTTAAGACATATTTCAGAAAGCAGGTTCGATATCTATAACTCTCACCTTTCGGAATACGGAGTTCTTGGCTTCGATTATGGTTATGCGATGGCTTCGCCAAATACACTTACAATTTGGGAAGCACAGTTTGGGGATTTCGTAAACGGAGCTCAAATTATCATCGACCAGTATTTAGCTGCTGCTGAAGAAAAATGGAAAATTCAGAATGGTCTGGTTATGCTTCTTCCTCACGGTTTCGAAGGTCAGGGCGCGGAACATTCATCTGCGAGACTCGAGAGATTCTTAGGACTCTGTGCCAACGAAAATATGGTTGTAGCAAATGCAACTACGCCGGCGAACTATTTCCACCTGTTAAGAAGACAGCTTAAGTGGAATTTCAGAAAACCGTTGGTTGTAATGACTCCAAAATCATTGTTGCGTCATCCGAAAGTGGTTTCTCCGCTCGAAGATTTTGCAACCGGAACATTCCAGCCTGTAATTGATGATGCTGTAGCGAACCCCGCAAAAATTGAAAAACTGATTCTGTGTTCAGGTAAAATTTACTACGAACTTCTAGCCAAGAAAGAAGAACTTAATTGCGAAAATATTGCTTTGGTTAGATTTGAGCAGCTTTATCCGCTTCAGAACGATAAAATTGCAGAAATCCTTAGTAAGTACAGCAGCAGAACCCAATTGCTTTGGGTTCAGGAAGAACCGGAAAACATGGGAGCGTGGACTTATATTCTGCGTAACTTCCGAGATACCGGAATTCAGGTGGTGGCACCTGTTGCCAGTGGTTCACCGGCTCCGGGAAGCCATAAAATGTTCGAAAGAAACCAGAACAATGTGATCAACAGAGTTTTCGACCGTGATGATGCACCTGCAAAACGACCGGTTACCGCTTAATTAATTTTAAATAATAAACAAAAATAAACCCGATGTCAATATTAGAAATGAAAGTCCCTTCTCCGGGAGAATCTATTACAGAAGTTGAAATCGCATCTTGGTTGGTGAAGGACGGCGATTATGTTGAGAAAGACCAGCCAATTGCTGAAGTTGATTCTGACAAAGCAACCCTTGAACTGCCTGCAGAGCAAAGTGGTGTAATTACTTTGAAAGCCGAAGAAGGTGAAGTTGTTCAGGTTGGTCAGGTAGTTTGCCTCATTGATATGGATGCTGCTAAGCCAAGCGGTTCTTCAGAAGCACCAAAAACTGAAAACGCAGAAGCTCCGAAAGCCGAAGAAAAAGTGGTTGAAAAAGCTGCAATCGTGCAGGAAGCTAAGAAAGAAGAAAAACCTGCAGCTACAAGTTATGCCGCAGGAACACCTTCACCAGCTGCAAAGAAAATTCTGGATGAAAAAGGGGTAGATGCTGCTCAGGTTTCAGGTTCTGGAAAAGGTGGAAGAATCACCAAGAATGATGCAGAAACTGCTTCGGTACCTGCAATGGGTGCTGCTTCTACGGGAGGTTCCAGAGGTTCAAGTACAACAAAACTTTCAGTTCTGAGAAGAAAACTGGCAGCAAGATTGGTTTCTGTGAAAAATGAAACTGCAATGCTGACGACTTTTAACGAAGTTGATATGTCTGAAATTTTCAGGTTAAGAAAACAATATAAAGAAGAATTTGCTCAGAAACACGGCGTTGGGTTAGGATTTATGTCCTTCTTTACGAAAGCAGTTACAAGAGCTCTTCAACTATATCCTGATGTGAATGCTTCAATTGATGGCGATTACAAAATTAATTATGACTTCTGCGATATTTCAATCGCGGTTTCAGGACCGAAAGGTTTGATGGTTCCGGTATTGAGAAATGCAGAAACTATGACTTTCCGTGGAGTCGAAGCTAACATAAAATCTTTGGCAGAAAAAGTAAGAGACGGTAAAATTACTGTTGATGAGATGACTGGCGGTACTTTCACTGTAACCAACGGTGGAACTTTCGGATCCATGATGTCAACACCAATCATTAATCCTCCGCAGTCTGCAATTTTGGGTATGCATAATATTCTTCAAAGACCAATGGCCATCGACGGGCAAGTGGTAATTCGCCCAATGATGTACGTCGCTATGTCTTATGACCACAGAATTATCGACGGTAAGGAATCAGTTGGTTTCTTAGTGGCTGTAAAAGAGGCAATTGACAATCCTGTTGAATTCCTGATGGGCGGCGATGAAAGAAAAGCACTTGAATTATAAATAAATTTAAACAATTTATAAAATAAATGAAATCCCGCATTGAAAAGGCGGGATTTTTGTATTTCCCAAACAAAATTAACTGAAATGTTTTCTA
The window above is part of the Kaistella faecalis genome. Proteins encoded here:
- a CDS encoding polyketide cyclase translates to MHGNISIAVFFVNEFFVFLPMRWFKLGSVIIIFLLSVYAVSMIFVAESKSFTIEKEINYPIDKVFPQFNNLQNFSRWSGFFSDNKNLTFDFFTPYEGQGSSMSYRDTKDQEVFGDLFIRYENPNRTLRYQLFEGRRSNPYLIDLKFVAQNGKTKITWYIQTPKQPFLKRSLNLITEEDITADIETGMKTLFTILGNKVNKEQQRESIKFDTLMVEEKEGQLLLGVNVNSKNTKDALFKNIVMNHNKTINFIKMDLGKREDEYGEPVLITNAGNFKDKEVSYYYGIPLSKRIGVSDNNFIFRTVNASRNYVIYYQGSYAGRISAIQELLLKAKRDTMRTGDLQQTFLEEPAVESNTVMKLSLPVFR
- a CDS encoding 2-oxoglutarate dehydrogenase E1 component, producing the protein MDKFSFLNAAHSQLIEDLYQQYLKYPDSLEPSWKAFFQGFDFALENYGDELQENSSVPNAATQVAQFANQSASKGQIPEDIQKEFKVLNLIEGYRHRGHLFTNTNPVRQRRHYEPSLAIENFGLSQADLTQKFNSATEIGMPGAATLQDIVKRLENIYCESIGVEYMHINNTEEKLYIRKWLQVNENRPQLNASEKTEILGKLNQAVAFENYLHTKFVGQKRFSLEGGESLIPALDQLITRSSQLGVDEVVLGMAHRGRLNVLTNIFGKSYKQIFSEFEGKEFEEDVFSGDVKYHLGSSKKIKTANGEEVSINLTPNPSHLETVAALVEGICRAKVDDTYHDYKKVLPIVIHGDGAIAGQGIVYEVAQMMTLEGYKTGGTVHIVVNNQVSFTTNYLDARSSIYCTDIAKVTESPVMHVNADDVEAVVHAIRFAADFRAQFGKDVYIDLLGYRKYGHNEGDEPRFTQPNLYKAISKHPNPREIYKQVLIQEGIVSDEILKKMETEFKTLLDADFDASKEIEKNAMAIFMEDAWKDFPLCPRGSMQNSVDTGFDIKALKELAVKMTTLPADKKFINKITRLFENRLKMIEGNALDWALGEWLAYATLLTEGKNVRISGEDVERGTFSHRHAMVKTEDTEEEYIPLRHISESRFDIYNSHLSEYGVLGFDYGYAMASPNTLTIWEAQFGDFVNGAQIIIDQYLAAAEEKWKIQNGLVMLLPHGFEGQGAEHSSARLERFLGLCANENMVVANATTPANYFHLLRRQLKWNFRKPLVVMTPKSLLRHPKVVSPLEDFATGTFQPVIDDAVANPAKIEKLILCSGKIYYELLAKKEELNCENIALVRFEQLYPLQNDKIAEILSKYSSRTQLLWVQEEPENMGAWTYILRNFRDTGIQVVAPVASGSPAPGSHKMFERNQNNVINRVFDRDDAPAKRPVTA
- the odhB gene encoding 2-oxoglutarate dehydrogenase complex dihydrolipoyllysine-residue succinyltransferase; its protein translation is MSILEMKVPSPGESITEVEIASWLVKDGDYVEKDQPIAEVDSDKATLELPAEQSGVITLKAEEGEVVQVGQVVCLIDMDAAKPSGSSEAPKTENAEAPKAEEKVVEKAAIVQEAKKEEKPAATSYAAGTPSPAAKKILDEKGVDAAQVSGSGKGGRITKNDAETASVPAMGAASTGGSRGSSTTKLSVLRRKLAARLVSVKNETAMLTTFNEVDMSEIFRLRKQYKEEFAQKHGVGLGFMSFFTKAVTRALQLYPDVNASIDGDYKINYDFCDISIAVSGPKGLMVPVLRNAETMTFRGVEANIKSLAEKVRDGKITVDEMTGGTFTVTNGGTFGSMMSTPIINPPQSAILGMHNILQRPMAIDGQVVIRPMMYVAMSYDHRIIDGKESVGFLVAVKEAIDNPVEFLMGGDERKALEL